In Desulfatibacillum aliphaticivorans DSM 15576, the sequence GACTTTTCCATCTCCATCCTTTGGGCGAACACGCCGCTCATGTCATTGATCTCCAAGGCGTCTTCCGGGCATACGTCCAGGCAGCCCAGACAGGCGATGCAAAGCGCGGGGTCGGCCTCCCCTTTTTCAGCGTCCATGGCGCCGCTGGGGCATTGTTCCTGGCAGGCCATGCACAAGCTGCACTCCTTGCCGTTTCTGGTGGGCAGCTGAGTCAGGGCTTTGAATCGGAATCCCTCGATGGCGTCCAGAAATTCCTCGTTCATATCGGTCTTTTCCAACTCACCCAAAACGCCCCCGTCTTTGCCGGAAAAACGGGCGTAAACCGCGGCGGCATAGTCCTTTGCAGCCGCATAATCCGAGGCGTCCGGCCGCTGGGGAACCGCTTGCCAGCCGCCCCTGTTAAAGGTATGGGCGCCCAGGAACTCGGCCGAAGCGACTACGGTGAAGCCGGCGGTCGCCAATATCTCCCTGGTGGAGTAATGGCAGGGATGCACGTGAAACCCGCCGTAGGTGAAATACATGGCCGCCTTTTTTCCCTGGCCGTTCAGGGTCTGCAGCCATTCCCGCAACACCCGGGGGGCGCGCATGGAATGGATGGGAGCCCCGAAAATCACGCCGTCATAAACGGAAAAATCCATGGGCTCCTTGCGGCCGGCGGGAACAGTGACGTCAAACTTCTCCACTTGGGCGCCCAGTTCGGCAAGGGCCGATTCTATGACGTCCGCCATCTTTTTGGTGTTGCCAGTGGCCGAAAAATACAGGACGGCAATCTTCATGTGCAGTTCCTTTCCCTATTTAAGGGGTATGCATTTCAAATATTCGGGCTTCTCTTCCGCAATGCTCCAGGCCCCGGACTCCAATATCTTGGCCTTGGTCCGCTCCCGGGGCTGGTGGCCGTCGTCAATAAACAGCACGGCCGAAGACTTGGCGAACCGGTTTATCTCCTTCAAAAAAGCCGTTGGTTGGCTCACCATATGGAACATGTCAAAAGCCCATACCAGGTCCACGGACTCGTCCTCCAGGGGCGCCTTGTCCTTGGCCGCCAGCACGGGTTTGACGTTGGTGAGGCCTCCCTTTTGAATCCGTTTTTCCACGGCCTCAATGGCCAGCTCATGGACGTCAATGGCGTACACCGTCCCCTTGAGGCCGACCTTGCGGGAAGCGCGGGGAATATAAGAACCCGGCCCGCATCCGTAATCCGCCACCGTCATTCCTTCCCGGATGGGAAGTTCCTCCAGCCGAGAATCCACGGGAAAAAACCGGTCCCGGATGTTAAAAATGAAAGACATGCCCCGGAAGGCCCATCCGGGCATGCGATCCATCCTTTGGCCGAATCCCTTTTCTTTCAGACTCATGGTGTAGGCTCCTTTGTTTAGTAGGTATACGCTTTTTGCAAAAAAATTTAACCGCGCTGCCCGAAAAACTCGATCAGCTTGTCCAAAAACTCGTCCAAAAAAACCAACTGTTCCTCGGGCATGCCGAAAAAATAGTCCTTAAACCCTCCGTCCATGGTCTCGTGCCAGTGCTCATGGGCGAAAAAAGCCACCTTGCCTTTGGACGTCAGGTGAACCAGCAAGCGGGAGCTGTTATCCGGATCCGGAATCTTGTCCACAAGCCCTTTGGCTTCCAGCTTTTTAAGGGTTTGCGACACCGCCCCCTTGGTAACGCCCATAAAATCCGCCAAATCGGTCACGCTCACCCCCGCATGATGGCCCACGGCTTCTATCATATGGATTTCAGCGCTGTGCAAGTCCTGTTCTATGCCAAACTTCCTGGGCTGTTTTTCCAGGTCCTGCCAGATCTTTACGGCTTTCATGAATTTTCCGATCAGGGAGAACGGCGTCGGCTTGTTCGCGTTCGTATTCATGAAGGAAGCGTATAGCATCTAAACACTAATGTCAAACATTATTTTTCTATCTGCATTTTTTATGGAGCTGAAAAACCGCCTTGGTTACACCTGAAAACGGTTAGCCATATTGCTCAAAGACTCCCCAAGCTCCTTCAGGCTTCCGGTGGACTGCTCCAGCTGCCTGGCGCTGTCCATGTTTTGCTCGCACACCTGTTTTATGTTTTCCAGGGCGTGCGCCAATTGCTCCATGCCGGCCAATTGCTGGTGGCTGGAGGCGGCGATTTGCCGGGAGGACTTGGCGGATTCCGAGGAGCTTTGGGACAATCTGCGGATGGCTTCCTCGGCTTCGGAGGAGAGCATGCCGCCCTCATCCACGGCTTTGGAGCCTCGTTCCGTGGCCATGACGGCGGCGCTTGTGGCTTTTTGGATCTCTGAAAGAATGTTCCGGACCTGCTCTGTGGCCTGCTTGGACTGGTCGGCCAGGGTCTTGACCTCCTGGGCCACTACAGCGAAGCCCTTGCCGAAGTCGCCGGCCTTGGCCGCTTCTATGGAAGCATTGACGGAAAGCAGATTGGACTGATTGGCCAATTCGTTCACGGCGTCGATGATCTCGGCGATGTTCTGGGTCTGCTCGCTCAATTTGACGATGCTTTCGGCCACATATTCCATTTCCGCTCTAATGCGCTCCATGCCGTCCAAGGTCTTGGCCGTGGCGGACAGCCCGCCTTGCGACACTTTTTCCGTGGCTTCCGCGGTTTGCGCCACTTCTTCGGCTTTTCCGCTGGAGAGGCGGACGGTTTCCTTGACTTCCTCGCCGGTTGTGCTGATTTCCGTCACCGAGGCGACCATTTGGGCGGCGCTGGCTGCAAACTGGGAGGCGGCGCCGGAAATCTGAGAGGTGAGATTGGCCAGATAATGGGCGGAGTCCATGATTTCCTTAATCATGTCCTGCTGGGCGTCCATGAAGGTGTTAAACCACGAGGCCAGGTCGCCAACCTCATCCTGATTGGCGATCTTTATCCTTTGGGTCAGGTCTCCCGCTCCCTGAGCCACGTCTTTGAGGCCGTCGCGCACGGTCTTCAGGGGCTTCAGGATGGAAAACTCCAGGAAGAACCAGATCCCCAGAGCGATGAGCAGCATAAGGATCAAACCTAGACCGATCACCCACTTGGCCATAATCCTGACGCCCTTGAGGATCTCACGATCCTGGGCGTTGACCGCCACGAATAAGTCCGTGCCCTTCACTTTTGTGATGGCTGCAGTGTAGATGATTTTCTTCCCGTTCTCCTCCCGCACTATATTATGATAAATTGCGTCCTCATTGCCTGAGAAGCCTTTATCAAGGCCGATATCGGTAAGATTCAGCGTAAAATCAAGACCTTCATCCGGGTGAGTGAGGACCAGCCCCTGGGAATTGATCAGGAAGGCGTGTCCGCTTTCCACGGTCTTTTCCTTCTCCATGAATCGGCTGCGGAAAAAAATCAAATTGATATTGGCGGTCAGGGAGCCCTTTAGGGAGCCGTTTTCCACGCCCACTTGAATTGGAATCACCGGGAGCCCGGACAGGGGGCTTTTCATCGCCTGATATATTATGTATTTCTCATTGGAAATCAGCACATTCGCTTTTTTCCCGGAATCTGCATATTTGATCGCGGCCTCCATGTCGTCAGAGGCGATGGGGGTTCCATCAACATCCCGTAAAGTGACAAGTTCAAAAAAAGGGTACAACTCCACAAGGCTTTCAAAATCCTCGGTCACGCTCTCTCTGGACGCCTGCCCCAAAAAATTGTCTTTGAGGGAATTGCGGTAATGGGCCTGCCTGGAAAGGCGAATCAATTCAGACGTGTTTCTGCGCACCCAGGAGCCTAAATGGGCCGCTGAGGACGCCGCCTGGCTGGAGATGCGCGCCTC encodes:
- a CDS encoding EFR1 family ferrodoxin (N-terminal region resembles flavodoxins. C-terminal ferrodoxin region binds two 4Fe-4S clusters.), with amino-acid sequence MKIAVLYFSATGNTKKMADVIESALAELGAQVEKFDVTVPAGRKEPMDFSVYDGVIFGAPIHSMRAPRVLREWLQTLNGQGKKAAMYFTYGGFHVHPCHYSTREILATAGFTVVASAEFLGAHTFNRGGWQAVPQRPDASDYAAAKDYAAAVYARFSGKDGGVLGELEKTDMNEEFLDAIEGFRFKALTQLPTRNGKECSLCMACQEQCPSGAMDAEKGEADPALCIACLGCLDVCPEDALEINDMSGVFAQRMEMEKSTPQDLNKKQSKIYL
- a CDS encoding class I SAM-dependent methyltransferase; the encoded protein is MSLKEKGFGQRMDRMPGWAFRGMSFIFNIRDRFFPVDSRLEELPIREGMTVADYGCGPGSYIPRASRKVGLKGTVYAIDVHELAIEAVEKRIQKGGLTNVKPVLAAKDKAPLEDESVDLVWAFDMFHMVSQPTAFLKEINRFAKSSAVLFIDDGHQPRERTKAKILESGAWSIAEEKPEYLKCIPLK
- a CDS encoding MarR family winged helix-turn-helix transcriptional regulator is translated as MKAVKIWQDLEKQPRKFGIEQDLHSAEIHMIEAVGHHAGVSVTDLADFMGVTKGAVSQTLKKLEAKGLVDKIPDPDNSSRLLVHLTSKGKVAFFAHEHWHETMDGGFKDYFFGMPEEQLVFLDEFLDKLIEFFGQRG
- a CDS encoding methyl-accepting chemotaxis protein is translated as MKKSLRIKFMLPAVLVAFVFLSIIGAINYFKLSTVLVKNSEARISSQAASSAAHLGSWVRRNTSELIRLSRQAHYRNSLKDNFLGQASRESVTEDFESLVELYPFFELVTLRDVDGTPIASDDMEAAIKYADSGKKANVLISNEKYIIYQAMKSPLSGLPVIPIQVGVENGSLKGSLTANINLIFFRSRFMEKEKTVESGHAFLINSQGLVLTHPDEGLDFTLNLTDIGLDKGFSGNEDAIYHNIVREENGKKIIYTAAITKVKGTDLFVAVNAQDREILKGVRIMAKWVIGLGLILMLLIALGIWFFLEFSILKPLKTVRDGLKDVAQGAGDLTQRIKIANQDEVGDLASWFNTFMDAQQDMIKEIMDSAHYLANLTSQISGAASQFAASAAQMVASVTEISTTGEEVKETVRLSSGKAEEVAQTAEATEKVSQGGLSATAKTLDGMERIRAEMEYVAESIVKLSEQTQNIAEIIDAVNELANQSNLLSVNASIEAAKAGDFGKGFAVVAQEVKTLADQSKQATEQVRNILSEIQKATSAAVMATERGSKAVDEGGMLSSEAEEAIRRLSQSSSESAKSSRQIAASSHQQLAGMEQLAHALENIKQVCEQNMDSARQLEQSTGSLKELGESLSNMANRFQV